One stretch of Micromonospora echinospora DNA includes these proteins:
- a CDS encoding N-6 DNA methylase, with amino-acid sequence MLARIADRRAARSEATLQSDIRQLLLAGDFGLSGYHLNDIDLEAPAGGGRRIDIEVGYTIIEVKRGLQTGRPLRDAERQLAGYVWSRCMESGQRYVGILTDGATWRAYQLTGDELTLVDTHTVAATRPDGLALFYWLEGVLATSQRVRPAPAEVARRLGAQSTSHKLDRAALAALYAEHERLPTVELKRKLWAELLDSALGTQFVDDPDLFVEHTLLMNSAYIIAHLVVGIDALELQPQDLITGQRFDQARILGVVEHDFFGWTTEVPGGREFIHGLTRRLARFDWLRADHDILKVLYESMIGPETRKRMGEYYTPDWLAEHLIDTVVTDPLRQRVLDPACGSGTFLFHAVRRYLAAAETADVPLDAALTQLTQHVVGVDLHPVAVALARVTYLLAIGHQRLTDQRGAITIPVYLGDSMQWRERRDLFTEEHVRISAGYNASAVEEWLRFPKTLLDEPSRFDQIVSGLAGIAAKPRDPNNPPSLAAFFHHLQIRADDQPMIRGTFEAMCRLHDEGRDHIWSYYLRNLARPVWFAMDDNRVDILIGNPPWLSYRHMPTGMQAMFKKLCSERGLWRGSQFATQQDLSSLFVVRTIQQYLRDGGAFAFVLPNAVLDREHFEAFRSGRYTDETEPTDVAFTGSWDLRRLRPHPFPRGASVVFGNKAATGSPRRLPSVTEQWTGRLGTDARRWKQAAPSINRELVPLGGAYLAESPYKAHVHNGATIFPKILFFVEVDSGGRLGLGVGRHAVRSARSNMENPPWKDLPALEGVVESEFIRPVLLGETLLPYRILPAKKAVLPLDGSTLMTGSGSRLDYYFGLAEWWRKAEATWEAHRSSARLTLGEQLNFRRKLTAQLPAPPLRLAYSASGMHVAAAIVDDPAAVIEHALYYCTIDSRAEGHYLSAILNSPALTTLARPLMSYSKDERHIDKHVWKLPIPRYDDADRTHRRLAELGQDQCQFVAGLDLEEGRSFVTLRRRIRVALAGHSATAEIEATVMEMLS; translated from the coding sequence TTGCTGGCGCGGATCGCCGACCGGCGCGCCGCCCGCAGCGAGGCGACCCTGCAGTCCGACATCCGCCAGCTGCTGCTGGCTGGCGATTTCGGGCTCTCTGGCTACCACCTCAACGACATCGATCTCGAGGCCCCGGCCGGCGGTGGCCGGCGCATCGACATCGAGGTCGGCTACACCATCATCGAGGTCAAGCGAGGGCTCCAGACCGGTCGCCCACTCCGGGATGCTGAGCGCCAGCTCGCTGGCTACGTGTGGTCGCGGTGCATGGAGAGTGGCCAGAGGTACGTCGGCATCCTCACCGACGGCGCCACATGGCGGGCATATCAGCTGACCGGCGACGAGCTGACTCTCGTCGACACCCATACGGTCGCTGCCACCCGCCCCGACGGTCTGGCCCTCTTCTACTGGCTGGAAGGTGTGTTGGCGACGAGCCAGCGGGTCCGCCCGGCTCCCGCCGAGGTGGCTCGCCGCCTCGGCGCGCAGAGCACCTCCCACAAGCTGGATCGTGCCGCGCTCGCCGCGCTCTACGCCGAGCATGAACGGCTGCCGACCGTGGAGTTGAAGCGGAAGCTGTGGGCGGAGCTGCTCGACAGCGCCCTGGGCACCCAGTTCGTTGACGACCCGGACCTGTTCGTCGAGCACACCCTGCTGATGAACAGCGCATACATCATCGCGCACCTGGTCGTCGGCATCGACGCCCTGGAGTTGCAGCCGCAGGACCTCATCACTGGGCAACGGTTCGACCAGGCCCGCATCCTGGGCGTGGTCGAGCACGATTTCTTCGGGTGGACCACGGAGGTGCCCGGCGGTCGCGAGTTCATCCATGGGCTCACCCGGCGACTGGCCCGGTTCGACTGGCTGCGGGCCGACCACGACATCCTCAAGGTGCTCTACGAGTCGATGATCGGCCCGGAGACGCGCAAGCGGATGGGCGAGTACTACACCCCCGACTGGCTCGCCGAGCACCTCATCGACACCGTCGTCACCGATCCGCTGCGGCAACGTGTGCTGGATCCCGCCTGCGGCTCCGGCACCTTTCTCTTCCACGCGGTCCGCCGGTATCTCGCCGCTGCCGAGACGGCGGACGTGCCGCTCGATGCCGCGCTGACGCAACTCACCCAGCACGTGGTTGGCGTCGACCTGCACCCGGTCGCCGTGGCGCTCGCGCGCGTGACCTACCTGCTCGCCATCGGCCACCAGCGGCTGACCGACCAGCGAGGCGCCATCACCATCCCGGTCTATCTCGGCGACAGCATGCAGTGGCGGGAGCGCCGTGACCTCTTCACGGAGGAGCACGTACGAATCAGTGCCGGCTACAACGCCAGCGCGGTCGAGGAGTGGCTCCGCTTCCCCAAAACCCTGCTCGACGAGCCGAGCCGCTTCGACCAGATCGTCTCCGGACTCGCCGGCATCGCGGCAAAACCGCGAGACCCGAACAACCCGCCGTCGCTGGCGGCGTTCTTCCACCACCTGCAGATCAGGGCTGACGACCAGCCGATGATTCGCGGCACCTTCGAGGCGATGTGCCGACTGCACGACGAGGGCCGCGACCACATCTGGAGCTACTACCTGCGCAACCTGGCCCGGCCCGTCTGGTTTGCGATGGACGACAACCGGGTGGACATTCTCATCGGCAACCCGCCGTGGCTCTCGTACCGTCACATGCCTACCGGTATGCAGGCAATGTTCAAGAAGCTCTGCAGTGAACGCGGGCTGTGGCGTGGTAGTCAGTTCGCGACGCAGCAGGACCTCTCCAGCCTTTTTGTCGTCAGAACCATCCAGCAGTATCTCCGCGATGGTGGCGCGTTCGCCTTCGTCCTGCCCAACGCCGTGCTCGACCGCGAGCACTTCGAGGCCTTCCGCAGCGGGCGGTACACGGACGAGACCGAGCCGACAGACGTTGCCTTCACCGGCTCCTGGGACCTGCGCCGCCTGCGTCCCCATCCCTTTCCCCGGGGCGCCAGTGTCGTCTTCGGCAATAAGGCGGCCACCGGCAGCCCTCGCCGCCTTCCCTCGGTCACCGAGCAATGGACGGGGCGCCTCGGCACCGATGCCAGGAGATGGAAACAGGCGGCGCCGTCCATCAACCGGGAACTTGTCCCCCTGGGTGGGGCGTACCTCGCCGAGTCACCGTACAAGGCACACGTGCACAACGGTGCGACCATCTTTCCCAAGATCCTCTTTTTCGTCGAGGTAGATTCCGGCGGGCGGCTCGGCCTCGGCGTCGGCCGCCACGCCGTTCGCTCGGCCCGCAGCAACATGGAGAATCCTCCGTGGAAGGATCTGCCCGCTCTCGAAGGCGTCGTGGAGAGCGAGTTCATCCGCCCCGTGCTGCTCGGCGAGACGCTGCTGCCGTACCGGATCCTGCCCGCGAAGAAGGCGGTGCTTCCGCTCGACGGTTCCACCCTGATGACCGGGTCCGGCTCTCGACTCGACTACTACTTCGGTCTGGCCGAATGGTGGCGGAAGGCGGAAGCCACCTGGGAGGCGCATCGCAGCAGCGCGCGACTAACTCTGGGTGAGCAACTCAACTTCCGACGCAAGCTGACCGCGCAGCTTCCCGCGCCGCCCCTTCGGTTGGCCTACTCCGCCTCCGGGATGCACGTCGCCGCCGCCATCGTCGACGACCCGGCCGCGGTCATCGAGCATGCTCTCTACTACTGCACGATCGACAGCCGGGCGGAAGGTCACTATCTCAGCGCGATCCTGAACAGCCCGGCTCTTACCACGCTCGCCCGTCCGCTGATGTCATACAGCAAGGACGAACGGCATATCGACAAACACGTGTGGAAACTACCCATCCCCCGGTACGACGACGCAGACCGGACGCACCGACGCCTCGCCGAGCTCGGCCAGGACCAGTGTCAGTTCGTGGCTGGACTCGACCTTGAGGAGGGGCGAAGCTTCGTGACCCTGCGTCGACGCATCCGAGTCGCACTCGCAGGCCATTCGGCCACTGCAGAGATCGAAGCCACGGTCATGGAGATGCTCAGCTGA